In a single window of the Megalobrama amblycephala isolate DHTTF-2021 linkage group LG3, ASM1881202v1, whole genome shotgun sequence genome:
- the lgr4 gene encoding leucine-rich repeat-containing G-protein coupled receptor 4, with product MALLAVRMLVLGLWIGGQSTTAGEGQSTPATCSPLCRCDEDGGADCSGRGLTTVPTGLSAFTYYLDISMNNITELPANVFRNLPYLEELRLAGNDLALIHPEALSGLHQLKVLMLQNNQLRTVPSAALKNLHALQSLRLDANHITSVPEDSFEGLQQLRHLWLDDNSLTEVPVGPLQHQSNLQALTLALNRITHIPDNAFANLSSLVVLHLHNNRIQEIGKNCFNGLDNLETLDLNFNNLKTFPEAIQTLPKLKELGFHSNNIASIPEGAFCRNPLLRTIHLFDNPLSFVGTTAFQNLSDLHSLMLRGASMMQDFPSLTGTINLESLTLTGTKIKNIPADLCEDLTVLRTLDLSYNEIEDLPSFQGCVRLQDVSLQHNQIQQIDRGTFQGMTSLRVLDLSRNRIKFIHRDAFLSLSALTNLDLSLNSLASVPTAGLSALNQLKLTGNVELRNGLMSKSLPKLRSITVPYAYQCCAFVACDSAVNPAEEDERTNAFGGEEEMERIPLVMHCSPSPGAFKPCEHLLGSWMIRLTVWFICLVALLFNCLVLAATFSSRTSPLSPARLLVALLASANLLTGVYVAALTILDSVTWGSFAEYGVWWETGAGCQVVGFLAVFSSEWAVLLLALAAVERCFAVRALMGKAGALRSSSERRERRRRFGIAALLLGLVSVAAACLSLYHESAMGSPLCLPFSGGPGPGLGFTVALVLLNTLAYLLSAVVYTRLYCRLGRAQLADPEQAGSVRHIAWLIFTNCIFFCPVAAFSFAPLLAGTNNAVGGPEMAKSVTLIFFPLSACLNPVLYVCFSPSFRYDWLRLRGRGRAGGCGGLAGKAVTKGTVAGGSAVSDDGEGLSSDCGMYTKLHGDTRGMCKHCDAALHIRTSSSSASSSSSACRHLVKSHSCPALMANAPQCLSSEGYWPDTGTLSAQSEYGDEGDSFVSDSSEQVQACGRACFCQSRGLPLVHYSYNIPRMTD from the exons GGACATCAGTATGAACAACATCACTGAGCTGCCTGCTAATGTCTTCAGAAACCTGCCCTATCTAGAAGAACT ACGTTTGGCTGGTAATGACCTTGCTTTAATCCACCCAGAGGCTCTGTCTGGCCTCCATCAGCTTAAAGTCCT GATGCTTCAGAACAATCAGTTGAGGACTGTCCCCAGTGCAGCTCTCAAGAATCTCCATGCCCTGCAGTCTTT GCGGTTGGATGCTAACCACATCACTTCAGTGCCTGAGGACAGTTTTGAGGGACTGCAGCAGCTCAGGCACCTCTGGTTGGATGACAACAGCCTGACTGAGGTTCCCGTTGGCCCCCTACAGCACCAGAGTAACCTGCAGGCCCTGACGTTGGCCCTCAACCGGATCACACACATCCCAGACAATGCCTTCGCCAACCTCTCCAGCCTGGTTGTATT GCATCTACACAATAATCGGATTCAGGAGATTGGAAAAAACTGCTTTAATGGGCTGGACAACCTGGAGACATT GGATCTAAACTTCAACAATCTGAAGACCTTCCCAGAGGCCATTCAGACACTGCCCAAGCTGAAAGAACT TGGATTTCATAGCAATAACATCGCATCCATCCCCGAGGGAGCCTTCTGTAGGAATCCCCTGCTACGCACAAT CCATCTGTTTGACAACCCTCTTTCCTTcgtgggaaccactgctttccAGAACCTGTCAGACCTGCACTCTCT AATGCTGCGTGGTGCCAGTATGATGCAGGATTTCCCCAGCTTGACTGGAACAATAAATCTAGAAAGCCT GACTTTAACAGGAACTAAAATCAAAAACATCCCAGCAGACCTGTGTGAGGATCTGACTGTGCTCCGAACACT AGATCTTTCCTATAATGAGATTGAAGACCTGCCGTCCTTTCAGGGCTGTGTTAGACTGCAGGACGT AAGTTTACAGCATAACCAAATCCAGCAGATAGACAGAGGAACTTTCCAGGGCATGACTAGCCTAAGAGTGCT AGACCTAAGCAGAAACCGGATCAAGTTCATCCACAGAGATGCTTTCCTTTCTCTCAGCGCTCTCACCAACCT GGATCTCAGTCTGAACTCCCTAGCCAGTGTTCCTACCGCAGGACTGAGTGCACTGAACCAGCTTAAACTGACTGGAAACGTGGAACTGAGGAACGGCCTAATGTCTAAAAGTCTGCCCAAACTGAG GTCCATTACGGTTCCCTATGCCTACCAGTGTTGTGCTTTTGTGGCTTGTGACAGTGCAGTTAACCCAGCTGAGGAAGACGAGCGGACAAATGCATTTG gTGGTGAGGAGGAGATGGAAAGGATTCCTCTAGTCATGCACTGCTCACCCTCACCGG GGGCATTTAAACCTTGTGAACACTTGTTGGGAAGCTGGATGATCCGGTTGACCGTGTGGTTCATCTGCCTGGTGGCGCTTCTCTTCAACTGCCTGGTCCTTGCAGCCACCTTCTCCTCGCGCACCTCTCCTCTCTCCCCGGCTCGCCTCCTGGTGGCTCTCCTAGCCTCCGCTAACCTGCTGACAGGGGTCTACGTGGCGGCACTGACAATCCTGGACTCTGTCACCTGGGGCTCATTTGCCGAGTACGGCGTGTGGTGGGAAACGGGTGCCGGATGTCAGGTGGTGGGCTTCCTCGCGGTGTTTTCCTCCGAGTGGGCTGTCCTGCTGCTGGCGTTAGCTGCTGTGGAGCGTTGCTTTGCTGTGAGGGCTCTGATGGGGAAGGCAGGAGCTCTGAGGTCCAGTAGCGAAAGGAGGGAAAGACGAAGGAGGTTCGGTATCGCCGCACTCCTGTTGGGATTGGTATCTGTCGCGGCGGCTTGCCTCAGTCTGTATCACGAATCAGCCATGGGCTCTCCTCTCTGCCTGCCCTTCTCTGGAGGTCCTGGACCAGGTCTGGGGTTCACAGTGGCCCTGGTGCTACTGAACACACTAGCGTACCTGCTGAGCGCGGTTGTCTATACGCGGTTATACTGCAGGCTGGGTCGTGCCCAGTTGGCTGACCCCGAGCAGGCCGGGTCTGTGAGGCACATCGCCTGGCTCATCTTCACCAATTGCATCTTCTTCTGCCCGGTGGCGGCTTTTTCTTTCGCTCCCCTGCTGGCCGGGACCAATAATGCAGTGGGCGGACCGGAGATGGCCAAATCCGTGACGCTCATATTCTTTCCCCTCTCTGCCTGCTTGAACCCTGTGCTGTACGTCTGCTTCAGTCCTTCCTTCAGATATGACTGGCTTCGGCTTAGAGGACGGGGCAGGGCCGGAGGTTGCGGCGGGCTGGCCGGAAAAGCGGTTACTAAAGGGACAGTAGCAGGAGGTTCGGCGGTATCTGACGATGGCGAAGGCTTGTCTAGCGACTGCGGAATGTACACAAAGCTGCACGGTGACACTCGGGGAATGTGCAAACACTGTGACGCCGCCCTCCACATCAGGACATCTTCCTCTTCcgcttcctcctcttcctcagcCTGCAGACATTTAGTGAAGTCCCACAGCTGCCCTGCCCTGATGGCAAACGCACCTCAGTGCCTGAGCTCAGAGGGGTACTGGCCCGACACCGGGACGCTTTCCGCCCAGTCGGAATATGGAGATGAGGGCGATTCGTTTGTGTCGGACAGTTCGGAGCAGGTTCAGGCTTGTGGCCGAGCTTGTTTCTGTCAGAGCCGTGGCCTCCCTTTAGTACATTACTCTTATAATATCCCCCGCATGACAGACTGA